Genomic segment of Pseudothermotoga hypogea DSM 11164 = NBRC 106472:
GAAGCGATGCATGTCCTGGGTGCAGTAGAATCTCACGTAGTCGCCGTTGTGACAAAAGAAGGCGCCAATGTAGGGAAAATCAGCTTTCCAGGTTCTGTTCTTGAAGGTTGCGCCGACTGAAAAAACTATTACGACAACAGCGACCACCACGAAAACCATCCTTTTGAACATCTCCCCCTCTGCTTACCCGTCCTCGAAGACGGGTGTATTTGAGAACTTACAGACAAAGCTTTGTCGCGTTTTCTAAGTTGTCCAGAAAAGACCCCCCCACTTTTGAATTTGCCAAAAGGTTACTAAAAACGATTAGACCTGGCAAACTGTGCGGCGGGATAACCAAAAAGATACGCTCGAGTATCTCGCTCGGCATCGTGTCTCAGGAAAAGAAGCTCGTGGAGTTGAAAATTGCCAGTGCATGATTTTCCAAGAAATTTCGTAAGACGGCAGCCAGGATCGTGTCTGTGTGTTTCTGAAGAAGTCTTTGATAGATGTGTGCGCAGAATCTCTCATACTCTCATATGATCAAAATTGTCAAATCGTACGAATCTTGCTTGCAGAGAAAATATTTGTTCTGCCCTGTTATACGAAAAAGGTCCGCTCGTTTTTCGCTGGTTTCCCTATCAATCATTTTCTCGTTGTTGGGTAACTTTGACTCGGGTGCCTGAACAACTGGGAATACGGCGCTGATATAATCTCAGACGAACGCTTTTGAAGGAGTGGTTCTCAATGAGGCTGGTGAGTTTCGAGCTCGATGGACAGAGAGACTGGGGTATTGTCAGACCTGAACTCAATCTGGTTTGCCCATCCAGGCTCTGGCTGGGTGAAGACGCTCCGAAGACACTGCTGCAGTTCATCGAGCTGTACCACGACAGGATCTCGAATCTCGTTGAGCCAGAGCCAGATGATCACTGGTTGAAACTCGAACAGGTTCAGATCGTAGCGCCCATACCGAATCCAGTGAGAAACATCATCTGCGTTGGGAAGAACTACAAAGATCACGTTTCTGAAATGGCGAAGGTGGGTCATTCAAAAGAAACGGAAATCTCACACCCACACTTCTTCACCAAGGCGACGAACACGGTGAACGGCCCATACTCGAAGATTTATTTGCATCCAGAAATCACATCCCAAGTGGATTACGAGGGAGAGTTGGCAGTAGTCATAGGTAAGAGAGGTATCAACATTCCCGAAGAGAAAGCCATCGACTACGTGTTCGGCTACACCATCTTGAACGACATCACCGCGAGAGATCTTCAGAAGAACCATGTTCAGTGGTTCAAGGGAAAGAGCTTGGATGGCTTTTGTCCCATGGGACCTTGGATCGTGACGAAAGACGAAATAGGTTATCCAGTTGAACTTGAAATTCGCACCTGGGTCAACGGCGAGCTCAGACAGCATTCGAACACCAAGCACATGATCTTTGACATCGCGAAGTTGATAAGCATCCTTTCGCAGGGAATGACGCTCGAACCTGGAGACATACTGGCCACCGGAACACCATCTGGAGTGGGAATGGGATTCAATCCTCCAAAATTACTCAAACCGAACGATGTGGTGAGGATAGAGATCGAAAAGATAGGCTACATAGAGAACCAAATGTACGCTCGATGAGACGCCAAGCGATCCGAGTGAAAGGTTCATCGACAGCTCAAAACGAAAAGGGCGGGTTCCCCCGCCCTTCAATTCAGTAAGTGAAGCTACCTTGATACAGAACCGTCTCCCAAGTCCAAATGTTGTACTCGACGGATGGTAGATTGTCACAGAAAGCCTTCAACCAGCCTGCCATTTGAACTCCTCCAGAAAGTGTCAATCCACCGCTTAGTTTGGCATCCAGCCTGTTTCCAGTGGCAATTGTCGTTTCACCCTTCAACCAAGGGGAAAGCCTCACAAACGGTCCTGCGACGCTGTAAATGTAAGCGGACACCGTGAACGGCAGGCTGAGCTTCGCCAGCGCACCGGCCCTCACACTCGGTTTGGAAAAGCTCGGTCCGCTGTACGATGCATTCCGAGAAGCCGAGTAATTCCACTTGCCATCGTAAGTGAATCTGAGAGACGCATAGTGACTGTAGTTGGTGGACACGGTGAACGAAAGTCCCGCGCTGAACTTTTCGTACACCTCCGCGTTCACTGCCAACTCGAACTGGATCCACACCGGCACAAAGCTGATTGAAAAGTATATCGGCGCTGGTCTGTAAGAGAACAGAGTGGCAGACAAGGTCTTTTCTAAAGTACCAGTCACATTGATATCCAAAGACGGTTTGATCGTTATCGTCGGAGAAACGGACGCTTCGAACCTCCTGAGTCGCCAGCTCCAACTACACCATCCCGTCTTGACCCATCCGTGGTCTATCAGGAGCGAAACTTGCATGGTCAGACTCGTATCGATCCTCGGCGTTGCGGTCATTTGTACAGATGGTGTTGTCGAAGTGGTGAAAGTCAAAGTCTTCTGACCTGACTGTGAAGCTGTGAAGGTCCAGCTTCCAGAAAAATCGTTCTTCACTTTGTGTTCGATAGGCTTTGTGAGTGAATCTGGCTTCATCTTGTCGTTGAAGAATCCGATCTGAAAGGCAGTGTAGTCTCTCAAACTCTGGAGAACCTTTTCACTCGACTTTTCGTCCAGCAAGTTCTTCGGAGTCCCACCGTTGATCACCATGGTTTCCTTGAGTATGAAACCTTTGTCCGTTTTCTTCAGCACAGCCTTGTAGGTGTTACCACCGCCGAAGTCCACGTACCAGGAAACCGGCTCGGTCCTTGAAACGAAGGTTGGAGCGATCTATTCGAGCGTCGAACCCTCTGGAAGGACCAACTCGACCGTTCTCTCCGTGACAAGTGAGTTCTTTTCAGATTTCAAGAACGATGCGATGAAGATGTTTTGCTCGATCTGGTCCTCAAAGTACTTTGGCAACAGCAAGTCAGCGAGTTTTTCGTTGTTCTCGAACCCTTTTCTCGCTATCACGAATCTGTTTTTGTCCTTGTCGTACCTGACAAAACCAGGGACCTTCATGACGATCGTTGCCGTGAAGGTCTTATCAGCCGAGAACTTGATGTCCTTGACCGAGAAACCAGGCGTCGTTCCGTAGAGGAAGTAATACTCCTTTGTGGCTTCGTAGAGGAAGGCGTTAAACGACTTTTCATCCTGGAGCAGTTGCTTGTAGTATTCCGAATAGAACTTGGGCAGATCTTCCCCAGTGATCTTCTCCTGTCTGGTGATGATCGCAAGACCGTCGTGGTACACTTCGATCTTTTCCGTGATGGTTCTGGTGTACTGAGTTGCGAAGAGTACAGCGACAAGAAGTAGCATCACTACGAACATGAGCCTTCTGAGCATGCCACATCCCCCCTCGGACGTTTGGAAGATTCTCGCATGACGAGATTAGAAGGAGATTAGAGAGAGCTCTTTGTTTTGAAGGAAATCAAAAACGGAAGGACGCTCCTTTCCCACGACAGATTGCAAGCCATGATCCATCGATGCACCCAGAGATCCACGTACCACAAAATGAGATAGACCGCGTTGTCCGTTGGATGGCGCTGGACTCGTGAATTGAAAGTCGCTTTTTATCGCATCGTCTCTAAAAGAGCTTCGACAAAAGTTTCATCAGCCAGATGGCAAGGACGGCCCAGAACGCCAAGATGAAAAGACTCACCATTCCGAATCGCCTCTTCATTCGCAGTTGTTGCGCCTTCTCTCTGTACTCGTCCAGGGCTTCTTTTGGGATCGACTTGAGTGCCAAGGCGATGAGCGCTGGGATTATCAGTAGATCGTCCAGCTGACTGAGCAAGGGTATAAAATCCGGCACCAAATCGATCGGGCTCAGTGCGTAACCGAGCGCGAGTGCTATCAGAATCTTCGATCGTCTGGGTACACGCTCATCTTTTCTCGCCAAGTACAACGCGGCGAGGGTTTGGTTGATGTCTTTGATACCATTCTCTTACCCCTTTTCAGTTCACCTTGTATCTCAGCATCGTTCGTGTATCGGGCTAATATTATAAGGGTTATGGCAGATGAGTCATGGGTTTAGGAGAATTGATCTGGCAGCTTTGTGGTGTATATACTTGCTCATAGACTGGTGCACGGGATCGGCGACACGGAGCATCGCGGGACTGTTGAGAGGAAAGCTGGCGGACGTGTTGATAACAGACACAAACACGGCGCGTAACGTAGCTGAGTTCGTCTCCGAGAGAGATTGGAGGTAGCGAAAAGTTGAGCGTCCAAATACTCAATTTGAATCCTTGCTACGATCACTGGGTCATCATTTCGAACGTTCCGAAGACCCCAAACGTCCTGAGAGGCGACTACGTTGTGAAGCTCGTGGATGGGAAAGGATTGAACATCGCGAGGGTTTTCAACCTTCTTGGTTTCCATGATTATCTCTGCATCAACGTGCTCGGTGGCGATGTGGGAAAGATCATCTCATCGAAATGTCGCGAGGAGAACATCAAAACGGCGGAGTTCTGGATCAACGACGAGAACAGGATCAACACCGCAGTTGTGTACGAGTACGAGAAAAGAATGCTCATGGTCAACGAGCCTGGTCCAGTCATGACACCAGACGAGATCGAAAGGTTCATTCAGTACCTTGATTCCGTAATCGAGGAAAAGAGTACGCTGGTCATCTCTGGAAGTGCACCGAGAGGATTCGAGGCCAAGCACATGTCAAGGATCGCGCAGATGGTGAAGGAAAGAGGTTGCAGGCTCATGATAGACATTTCGGGAGAATGGCTGAGAAAGTTGGTGAAGTTCGAGCCAGAGATGGTCAAAGTGAATGCAGACGAGTTCAAGATGGCGTTCGAGCTCAGCAACCTGAGCGTCGAAAAGCTCTACGAAGTCAAGAAACGCTACAAGATCAACGTTCTTTGTGTGACCCTGGGCAAAGACGGCTCCATTACTCTCACAGAAGACAGAGTGTTCCATGCCAAACCGAAGCTGGTCCACTGTGACTTCTCCGTTGGTTCTGGTGATTCCTTCTTTGCGGGCTATCTCTACAAAGAAGCGATGGGCAAATCCATGGAAGAAAGACTGATCTTCGCCACAGCCTGCGGTATGGCGAACACGTTGAAGTACGGTGCGGCGATCTTTGATTTGAAAGACCTGAACGAACAGTTACCGCTCGTAGAGATCGCGGAGGAAAGATTATGAATGCTTACGTTGGTATTGACGTAGGGACCACGAACACCAAGATTCTCGTCGTCACGAAAAAAGGCATCGATAAGATCTACAAGCTTCAAACAGTCAAGAAGAAAATCGACGATGTCGAATTCTTCGATATGGACAGTATCGAGAAGGCTGTGAGAAAGACGCTCAAAACAATACGAAAATCGTATCGAATCGTTGGAATCGCGTGCACCAGCGTCGGTGAATCCGTCGTGCCAGTTGCATCAGGTAAGAAGCTACACGATCCGATCGTTTGGTACGACACGTGCACCAAATCTCTGTACGAAGAGTACCACGACTTGGTGAATCAGTTGGCACCCTACAGAATTTCTGGCTCGCGAGACATCTACTATTATTCGTTGTACAAGATCTTGTACATGCAGAAAAAAGGTCTGGTGGACCTGGGTGAAGTGGAGTGCTGGCTCCCCATATCTTCCTACATCGCTTACAGACTGACTGGCAACGCCGTGTGGGACATGACCCAAGCCTATCGTAGTCACATGGTGGATATCCATCGAAGATGCTGGAACGAAGAACTGCTGAAAGCTTTCAACATACGAATCGAGCAGCTTGGAAAACTGGATTACACCTCTTCCTTCGTTGGTTATCACGATGACATACCAGTGTTCCTCGCGGGTCACGATCATCTGACGGGAACTTTCGGTTTGATCTCTCTATTCGGCAGCGAGTTGATCTACGATTCGATGGGCACCGCCTCGTACACGGTGGCTGTCGCAACCGAAAAAACCAACGAGTTCCACATGGAAGGTCCTTTCATGAAAACAGGTGGTAACGTGGGCATAGCGTTCCAAGGCAGACAATACTACTTGGCTTCGGGAATGAGGTTTTACGGCAAATTGATCGAGATGACCTTGAAACTGTTTGGCTTGAAGTTTTCGTCAAAGAGGTTCGAACGGTTGAACGAATCCATCTCGCAGACACCGACCGATCCTGCCTTCTACATCTACGCAAACGGCGACAACATCGTGGGAGAAGATATCGACGGTATCAACTTCGTGCAGATCCCACCCGATTGTTCTCAAGAACAGATGCTTCAAAGTGTCTATCTGTATCTCTGCTACACGAGCAGGATCACTGTTGAAAATCTCAGACGCCTGCTTGGCAAGCTTCCCATAGTCGTCGGCGGTGCTCTGGTGCAAAACCAAGTTTTCATGAAGTACAAGGCATCCATGCTCGGTGAACCACTGTACTATTTGAACACGACCGAGCTGACGGCGCTCGGAGCGGCGATCGCGGCGATCACAGGCGTCAAAGATGAAGAAACGCTGAATTCGCTCAGAGAGAAGATCACTTTTCAAAGAATCGAGCCACACCCACAGGATGTTCTGAGAATGAACGGGCTTTATGAGAGAATGACTGAACAGTACGAGAAACTCTTGCAAAGACGAGGAGGTCAGTGAGATGCTCGTGACTTTGAAAGAACTGGTTCAAGTTGCGTACAAGTCAGACTACGCGATCCCAGCCTTCAACATCCACACCTACGAAGACGCGGTGGCGATCGTGAAGGGTGCCGAAGAGATGAGATCACCAGTGATACTGATGGCTTCTCCGAGTGCGATCAGACATTTGGGCATAAGAATCGCTGCGTGTATCATGAACGAGCTCGCCGAGAACGCGAAGGTCCCAGTCGTGTCGCACCTCGATCATGCGACGGACCTGGATGTCATCTTCAAGGCCATGAAGGCAGGTTTCACCTCGGTGATGTTCGACGGTTCGAACCTCCCCTTCGACGAGAACGTTGAAAAGACGAAGCTCGTCGTCAAGGTGGCAAGAGCCTTCGGAATTTCTGTCGAAGCGGAGATAGGCAGGGTCGGCAGGTCGGAAGAGGGTGAAGAAGCCACACAGATTTTGACCGAACCAGACGTAGCGAGGAAGTTCTTCGAACTCACCCAAGTCGACGCCTTGGCGGTGGCCGTCGGCACGGCACACGGTATGCAGAAACAAGAAGCGCAGATCGACTTCGAAAGAGTTCAACAGATACAAAGCGCGGTGGATGTTCCGTTGGTCCTACATGGCTCCAGTGGCGTGCCTGACGAAGATCTGACCAAGATCAGCAAGATGAATTTTGGAAAGATAAACATCGGCACGGTGCTGAAAACCGTTTATGTCGAGAGAATTAGAAAGATCCTGCAGGAACAGCCGCAACTCAAAGACCAGATCAAGTTGCTCGAAGAAGCCTCCAAGGCCGTTACGGAAATGGTGAAACACAAAATATCCCTTCTCAACAGCGCTGGAAGGGCTTGAACGGTCTCGATCAAGGTCACAGTTTCGTCATCAAGACTCTGTAGAACTCGCACATCTTCTTGTACGATTCGATCGATAGTCTTTCGTTCTTTCCGTGCACAGTTTCGAGCAGTTCCTTGTCCATGATCAAGGGTGAGAACCTGTAGATGTTCTGGCACAGGCCTCTGTAATGCCTCGAATCCGTCGCACCTATGGTGAGATATGGCGACACAACCGAGTCTGGGAACATCTGTTGGATCGTCTCCACCAACAGTCTGTAGAACTCTCCTTCCAAATCGCTGTCTGGCACAGGATCAGAAACTTGCCAATTCTCGTTCTTCACAACTTCTATCTCGAGGTCCTTAACGATCTCTTTCAATCTCTCGAACACTTGCTCTGACGTTTCACCTGGGATAATTCTGCAGTTCACCGTGGCGACGACCTTTTCCGGTACAACGTTGTCCGCAACACCCGCGTTGAGCATCGTTACACACATGGTGGTTCTGAGCATCGCGTTCAAGCTTGGAATCTTCGAAAAGATCGGTTCCAACAAAGATAGTGTCAGTCTTGGATTTCTCAAAAGAACGTTCAAGGGAAAGCCCCAGAGGTGCGAGAGAGTCTTCAAGAACTCCTCTGTGGATCTGGTCAAAACGGTTTTGGACTTGTAACGAGAAATGCGCTGGACCGCGACCGCCATCCTCTCCACGGGTGAGTTCCTCGTTGGAGTTGAAGAATGTCCCCCTTTTCCCTTCGCGACCAGATCGAAGCTCGCATAGCCCTTCTCAGCGATGCCCACCAATGCGATCGGTCTGTCTATCTTCGGAATCACACCTTTCACTATCGCAGAACCTTCGTCCAAGATCGCCTTTATCTTGATTTTCCTTTCCTGCAAATGTTCCACGATCTTCTTGGCTCCCATATATCCTTTCGTTTCTTCGTCGAAGCCGAAGGCGAGCATGAAATTGTGACTAGGATTGAAATTTTCCGAGAGCAATCTTTCCACAGCCTCCAAAAGACCCATCACGCTGGATTTGTCATCGAGAGTGCCACGGCCCCACACGAATCCATCCGCAACATCCCCAGAGAAAGGATGATGAGCCCAGCCTTCTTCGCTCGCCGGTACCACGTCCGTGTGCGCGAGGAACAGCACGGTCTCTTGCGAACCAACGTCCCACTCGTACAGAAGCGCGTGTTCGTTGATCTTGCTCACTCTCAATCGCGAGTGGGTCAACGGGAACGCTTCTTCGAGGAATCTTTCAAGTTTGGAAAACTCTTCCCAGTTGCCCGCAACGGTTCGAAACTTGATCGACTCTGAAAGTCTTTCGATCTCGCCCATATCTCTGCGCCTCCTTCAGAAGGGACCATAGTTGGTCCAGACCGCGATCAAGATGAAGCCACAACTGATCAAAAACACGAGTAGTTGAAGCAGAATGGTCTTCTTGAACCAACGAACATAGCTGTAGCTCGCGAGGGAGAGCGAAATGAGAAGAACTGGGTTGGTGGGAAAGATCATGTTCGAAAAACCATCTCCGAAGGTCCAGGCAAGCACCATTGTCTGTCGAGAGAGTCCAGACAATTGTGTGAGAGGCGTCAAAATTGGGATCAACAAAAATGCTTTCGCGGATGCAGACGGTATGAAGAAGTTGAGCGCCAAGACGAAAAGATATATCGTCATCGCCACACCGATCTGCCCACGACCTTCAAGAAGCTGTACCGACCCTCTGAGTATCGTGTCCAAAACCATTCCTTGCTCGACGATGTGTTTCACGCTCGCGGCCAGAAGTATGAGAATCGTTGAGGGCAGAATGGTCAAGAGACCGCTCAGAAAGATCTTGAAGGTCTTAGAAGGCCCAAATTTCGCCGCAAGACCACACAAGATACCCATGAAGAAGTAGATCAAGACCATCAAGATCACCAGATACTCTTGAATTGGTTTAAGGAAGAAAGAGAGCACTACGAGGGAAAGCATCAAGGTGAGAGAGATCAAAAAGACTCGGTAAGATTTCTTCGAACCTTCTTTAGAGACGTTCGAACTGATCGGAAACGACCGCCCACCCTTTTCTATTTTCCTCACGTGTGACATCAGGAAGAGAACGAGTATCACGTAAACCACGCCAAAAACGATCAATCTGAGCCAAAGGCCAGAAAAGATCGGTAGACCCGCGAGACTCTGTGCCAACAACACCGTGAACGGGTTGAACGTCGCGCTCGCAAAACCGAACCCAGCAGCGAGAATGCTCATGCCCAAGCCTGTGAACTCGTCCCAACCCATCTGCAAAGACAGATTCACAGCGATGGGGACGAAAGGCACCACTTCTTCGAACAGACCCAGCGCCGATCCAAGCAGCATGAAGGAAAACGTCGTGAGCAAGAGCAAAGAGTTCTTTCTGCTCGCGTACCTTGATACGAGAACATCTATCGTGTACTTCAGTGCCACGCTTTCGTGCAGAAGACTGAAACTCCCGCCGACTATCAGAAGCAAGATGAGAAGGGCGAGGATTCTCGGTCCGTCCGAGCTGAAGAGCACTTCGATTGGAGCGCTGAACCATCTGTAGATTGGCAACCTCTCAGCTTCGATTCTTCTGTAAGAGTCAAAATCGATCACCACTCTACCATCCACGACGTACCTTTCGAATCTGCCCATGGGAAGAACGCGCGTGAGAATGCCACTCAAAAGAACCAAAGAAAGGAGTATCAAGAAGGAAGAGATGAAGATCTTCTTTTGGAATGAAAATGCCTTCTGACTCATGCCATCTCCCCCACAGCGATTTATGCCTCACTACTCGCTTTTCTTCGAATATTATAATAGCTCTTGTGCAAAACAAAGCTTCTTTGGTCAATCACTGGATCGTACCAAAACAAAAAAGCCCCATGTTTGGGGCTGTGGTTTTCATTATCTACTTTTTATTCCTTCATCTCGTTCTCATCGTGCCGCGTCTCTATCTTCATGGACCTCGCTTCTTCACTTCGTGCTAACGAGAAATCTTTCTCAACTTCGGGAGCGCTTTAATCCTTTTTCGATATCTTTTGCTCACGACGAACCCGACTTTTTAGACCGACACCAATGTACACATCCACCGTCTGGACGGTTCAGCTTCTCATGGAGCGCTCCCATTAAGATATATACGAAGCAGCAAGTTGAAGAAGGATAACGGTACGAAAACGAAAAGATGAATTGCCCGTGAGTCAAGACCAATCGAAAAGCCGAGAGCTTTCGGAAACGCGTCTTCTGCAACGCTTGCTCGCGAGGTATGGTATTCGACGGTACGAGTTTGAATTTAACATTCGACACCGTCGACAAGCTCGACAATCGCTGGACAGACTCGACAGCTCATCGAATCTGAAAGAGCGAATTCATGTCTACGTGCTTGAACTTGCCTGACAAGCGGTAAACTCCGTTCCTGAAGAGCAAAATTTTCTTTTGCACCAGCTGTTCGATTACCGAATATGCCGTCGTGCGTTTGATGCCAACTTTTTGAAGCTCCGACACCAGCTGTTCTTTCGAGCCTGTGAAATTCCTGAGTGTTCTCAACGCTTTTCTCTGATTCTCGGTCAGGGTGAGTTGGTGAACGAAGTACTCACCGACCAACTTTTCTATGGTTCTGACGATGTGTTCTTTCGATATTCTTTTCTCTTCAACGTTCTCGAAGACCGTTTTGTTCAATATCCATATCGCGTCCCTTGGATTGCCATCGGCGAAATCACTCGCGATCTCGAGGACTTCTTGCGATACGAGGTCCAAATGCTCACGAATCCTTCTGATCAGTAACTCCTTTATATCGCTTTTACTGAGGGGTTCCAAGAACACGATGTCTTTGAAGATGTTTTCGAGGTTCCCCGCTTCGTTCCATCTCATCCTGTCGGCGCTGTACTCTCTGTAGATGGAGTATGGAAGTGCTAAGATGACGACCAAGCCTTCGAAAACGATCTGTGATTTGATGGCATCCAGCGTTCTCAAAACGTCCTCCTTTCTCTCTTTATCGAGCTCATCGATGAGCAAGATCAGCTTTTCCTTCATTCGTACAGTTTTTTCTATCAACTCTGCGAGCTTTTCCTTCGCGGCGAAGAAGTTGAACCTGGGCATTTCGCTCTTTTGAACGTTCACGTTGGCGCTCGCGACCATTGAAAATCCGAGCGCAAAACCTCTAACGCTTGCGACTTCTTCGGTGATCCACTCTCTGATCTGCTTCGCTTCCCTTGCGATCTCTCTTTCAGCCTCGAGCGCCCTGGCTAAGTTGTAGATCAGATCGTACAGTATGCTGTCGACAGACTCTCTCAGAGTGATGTTGATCTTTTTGACAGAAAATAGTGTTCTGCAAGCCCTTCTTCTTCAGGGGATGGGTAAGGAGCTTGTTCGTTATTAGCATGTGTTATAATTGTATAGGGTGAAAACTATGCAATTAAGAAAAACAAGATGGAGTCTTTATAATTTGAACTATCATTTTGTGTGGATACCTAAATACCGCAAAAAGATTCTGGTAGATAGCGTTAGGCAAGAGCTCGAGAAACTTATTTTTGAAATCGCCAAAAAACATGGGATTGAAGTCCTATCTCTATCAGTTCAGCCAGACCATGTCCATCTTTTTGTTTCAGCACCACCGCGCTTATCCCCAGCTCAAATAGCCAATTTGTTTAAAGGAGTGTCTTCTAAAAAACTTCTTGAGAAGTTTCCACATCTAAGAACAAAGGAAGGATTATGGAGCAGAACATATTATGTTGGCTCAGCAGGAACGGTTTCAGAAGAGACTATCAGGAGGTACATCGAAGAATGTCAAGATATATAGTCAGAACTTACAAAGTGCCTGTTCCGAGAGAATTGTATCCTCTGTGTTCTGAGCTGAACAGGCTCGCTGGTCGAATCTACAACAAAACCATGTCGCTGGTCAAGAAAGTAAAAAGCAAGAAAGGTTTCTGGCTTTCACCAGGAGCAACACAAAAATATATCCTGCGTTGGAGTAGCACTATCAATATCCATACCCATTCCAAACAGGCTATAGTTCAGCAATACTTTCAGGCGCTTAACAGTTACTTTACTGCAGTCAAGACAAACCCACAGTTGAAACCACCACATAAGAAGAAAAGGTTTATGCCGTTCATCTGGAAAGATACTGCTATAAAACTTTCACCAGAAGGGGTTCTGAGACTTTCAATGGGTAGTAGTCAGGAGCCAATTTTGATACAAACGACACTGCCAGCCGGTACAACAATTAGGCAAGTAAGACTTGTGTATGAGGCTGAGAAATATTATCTTCACCTTGCAATAGAGGTGAAGAATGAGCATAAGAAGAAACAGTCTGTTGAAGTTATGTCTGTAGACCTTGGCATACTTCGTCCAATAACTTGCTTTGATGGCTCTGAAGTGATTTCGTATCACGGTGGTATTCTCAACAGTCTAATCAGATATCGCAACAAGAAGTTGGCAGACTTTCAGCGAACGTTAAGCAAATGCAAGAAAGGTTCCAAGAGGTATAGAAAACTGTTGAAAGCAAAGCAGCGAATGCTGAAACGAACAAAACATCAAATAACGGACATACTGCACAAGATAACCAGCAACTTTCTTAAGATGTGTTTACAGAAAGGGTATGGGACTATTGTAATTGGTGATATCACAAATATTCGAGAGCGTGTAGAAGGGAACGATAACTTTAATCAAAAAGTTCATCAGTGGTGTTTCAGAAAGATGGTGGACATGATAACCTACAAAGCACAGCTACTGGGGATTGAAGTGAAACTTGCTTCAGAAGAATATACGAGTCAGATCTGTCCTGTATGTGGTAGCAAGAACCATGCGGTTGGTCGCAACTATGAGTGTAAAAGTTGTGGATTTAGTTATCACAGGGACGGAGTAGGAGCGATAAACATCTGGCAGAGGTATCTTGGGAAGAAGTCCCAAGTAGTAGCGGGATTGGCACCCGTCAGAGGTGTAAGGTTCAAACCACACCTCTGTGGCCATGGAGTATCAAATGCTCCATGGAAGGCAGCCTAAAGAGCTGCTAAGAATCCCATCCCCTTCAGGGGATTGGGAGTGTCAAATGTGTGTTAGAATAATGGTTAGTCTATTCTAAAGGGGGTATGCCAAATGAAGAGGTTACTGGTTGCTGCGATTGCGCTTTTGGTCATTGTAGTACAGGCTGCCACGTTCTTGACCATCGCCACCGGCGGCACAGCGGGAACTTACTATCCTCTCGGTGCAGGCATGGCAGATATCTGGAACAAAAACATCAAGGGTATGAACGCGATG
This window contains:
- a CDS encoding YfcC family protein, yielding MSQKAFSFQKKIFISSFLILLSLVLLSGILTRVLPMGRFERYVVDGRVVIDFDSYRRIEAERLPIYRWFSAPIEVLFSSDGPRILALLILLLIVGGSFSLLHESVALKYTIDVLVSRYASRKNSLLLLTTFSFMLLGSALGLFEEVVPFVPIAVNLSLQMGWDEFTGLGMSILAAGFGFASATFNPFTVLLAQSLAGLPIFSGLWLRLIVFGVVYVILVLFLMSHVRKIEKGGRSFPISSNVSKEGSKKSYRVFLISLTLMLSLVVLSFFLKPIQEYLVILMVLIYFFMGILCGLAAKFGPSKTFKIFLSGLLTILPSTILILLAASVKHIVEQGMVLDTILRGSVQLLEGRGQIGVAMTIYLFVLALNFFIPSASAKAFLLIPILTPLTQLSGLSRQTMVLAWTFGDGFSNMIFPTNPVLLISLSLASYSYVRWFKKTILLQLLVFLISCGFILIAVWTNYGPF
- a CDS encoding P-loop NTPase fold protein, with translation MNITLRESVDSILYDLIYNLARALEAEREIAREAKQIREWITEEVASVRGFALGFSMVASANVNVQKSEMPRFNFFAAKEKLAELIEKTVRMKEKLILLIDELDKERKEDVLRTLDAIKSQIVFEGLVVILALPYSIYREYSADRMRWNEAGNLENIFKDIVFLEPLSKSDIKELLIRRIREHLDLVSQEVLEIASDFADGNPRDAIWILNKTVFENVEEKRISKEHIVRTIEKLVGEYFVHQLTLTENQRKALRTLRNFTGSKEQLVSELQKVGIKRTTAYSVIEQLVQKKILLFRNGVYRLSGKFKHVDMNSLFQIR
- the tnpA gene encoding IS200/IS605 family transposase; this translates as MQLRKTRWSLYNLNYHFVWIPKYRKKILVDSVRQELEKLIFEIAKKHGIEVLSLSVQPDHVHLFVSAPPRLSPAQIANLFKGVSSKKLLEKFPHLRTKEGLWSRTYYVGSAGTVSEETIRRYIEECQDI
- a CDS encoding RNA-guided endonuclease InsQ/TnpB family protein; its protein translation is MSRYIVRTYKVPVPRELYPLCSELNRLAGRIYNKTMSLVKKVKSKKGFWLSPGATQKYILRWSSTINIHTHSKQAIVQQYFQALNSYFTAVKTNPQLKPPHKKKRFMPFIWKDTAIKLSPEGVLRLSMGSSQEPILIQTTLPAGTTIRQVRLVYEAEKYYLHLAIEVKNEHKKKQSVEVMSVDLGILRPITCFDGSEVISYHGGILNSLIRYRNKKLADFQRTLSKCKKGSKRYRKLLKAKQRMLKRTKHQITDILHKITSNFLKMCLQKGYGTIVIGDITNIRERVEGNDNFNQKVHQWCFRKMVDMITYKAQLLGIEVKLASEEYTSQICPVCGSKNHAVGRNYECKSCGFSYHRDGVGAINIWQRYLGKKSQVVAGLAPVRGVRFKPHLCGHGVSNAPWKAA